The following is a genomic window from Rutidosis leptorrhynchoides isolate AG116_Rl617_1_P2 chromosome 8, CSIRO_AGI_Rlap_v1, whole genome shotgun sequence.
ttctggctaactcgattacacagagaggtcacaacaaggagaaaatgaccttacatgatttattctacctaaagtgtattcgagacccaagaagctttgttaatatcccttactatgttggtttttatttgtctaagatggtggaaggaatacaggaaggaggataataggaggaggtgtttttgttactctcattggagagtatttaggtgtagatagggaccaagggggtccgcttttggtatgtagggaacaagtTGAGCCgttaggattaaaggtctatcagggtgctaaggtattaaagagcatacGCAACCagacagtaccctatgaaggtaatcttcctcaggtagagagagtttcagacgaGAAAatagaggaagcagatgacattagggatgtcattagggaggctatgactgatgtctaccagcgtgtagatgaggtagatatgacaaacacggagagatttagtcggatggagcagtggcaagctcggaatgattacgagcattccagacaacgacatcatgatagatgggactatcatcatcgtcagattatgagccggctgtcacctcaggatcactacgttctgacccgacctgcttactatcctccacaccagccctagatgagaccaccatttactctctacgaccctaaccaggcattccattacacctatcaccaaccatggaacccggacgacgacataaactggaacccctatccagattgatatagttcatgttggtaatttttatgaattttatctttttattatttctgtttatttatgtttaaacacattatattttgatacttttatgtattgtttaatattttaattattttgtactaatatttcatatttgatttgaaagtgggattttaagtcccatttcaaattaccatgcatgtttatatttgtattgtatgtattttatttcatgtatacaacatggtaaaacagtgtattttcaaagactggcattaagttcagcaaaagctagcacttttgacgacaaaacgaaaaacaaatgtgatgtaacaacaagacggaatgaacaaatgatgtgcaccatttatcattcagcaaacaaacgccaatatgtttggaaactttggtaaaatttaatcatttttctacgctaatcaccctcaataatttaaattgttactgatttcttgcaaatgagggcattgcaagatcttaagtgtgggaaggggttaaattctttcggatttttaaaattttaaatttaaacacttggttaccattagaaatactagtaacgcagtagttgtattagaatctagtgctctctgataataaagaacagccctagtcttatatactgactacccaattctagtaaaatttttcaaaattttcaattaaatgaactcaaaatcatgtttatacatatttatgaacgataaaactaggtgttaacaccgaaattattgttaccttggaaaggatataaattgagaaacaacccaaaatgcttgaattcatttaagaatggaataaggagaataaaaagacaaagaaaaatttaactaaaagccaagtgtgggaaaattttaccaagtcatttaaaacatatgtcacatatttttgtaacaaataattgaagatgcttttgctttagactaaactaaacagttttacccgatttactgtaatatatttgaaagaaagatggatctacacgatgaatcaattccatcattaaaaggaagtaaagtcttctaaaaaagaaacgcgcttcttgatttaggtcaggaagttgtcgtctagaccagttgtagagtctatgaaaaaccttgaaaagttttctcgaaaatcagctagaaatccacggacctcagcatcaaacagggtcgccaagtggtcagacttatcctaaccatgagaggatctgtctcgtaaaatggggaggacgccgtgcaaattagcttgataagactaatgaatcagaccccaagaaaggataatctccttaaagattaaaaatcagcttttaagcctgatattactcaatccttgagattgactttaaagattgagaattacaaactcatggaattcaatgatatctaaactcgagcttgaacgaaaaaatattttgatcaaaattacaaaccgatttgttttctgaaaatccattttcaatgcgttcattaccattgaacgtaaaatcctaggaattcacctggaattcattaggtcacctgaaccaaatcgggtgtcaaccataagaacggtgattgaataacatggtcgaagacaggaccttgtgccagactgaaaaatcataagggtgagctttactattgctcttaccaaggatagtaattgcatccgacacgttatataccataattaaaagcatgtcatgggacattgccttaacagttacttgttcaacgctttcctttacaaccggacggtagttcaccgaaaggtaatatacggagcaagtatactggacgtgttgctttcctaatacaaggttagcaagtgggtgacacaaaaccataagttttgagctaaaattttcaaatctgaaacccaccaaacccacaaaaacaatttgcaaacaccggtgaagggttattccggaaaacttatctagggtaaaacctagattttatttaaaagatcaaatgttttcataaagatccaattttctttaaggatctaaattttcatagtcatgtgggactgtaaaccacatcgttactaccattgtttataccgccgtatagaaatcactgatgtacaaagtgtgaagaataaagaagtgattctagtatttttatttcaaaactatattgcttgaggacaagcaacgctcaagtgtgggaatatttgataatgctaaaaatgaacatatatttcatagcattatccctcaagaaagacaagtttttagttgcaattgttttatttacaagtgatattcgtttaaataataaaaggtgaagacaaaagacagattcgacgaattgaagacacaaacgaccaaaaagctcaaaagtacaaaatacaatcaaagaggttcaaattattggtgagaaacgtctcaaaattacaagagtacaagccgcaaaacgcaaaatacaagatattaaattgtacgcaaggacgttcaaaatacaagaattatgagtcaactatgcacaagaatataatataatatttaaataattatataaattatttatatattatatatatttgaaaataacgtcgacaagtaagaaaacaaagcaatctgagctgtcccagatggccatgcgatcgcatggcctggaggtgcattttccatgcgatcgcatggcagtaggtagcaggccacattgctataaattcgcagttttggttgataaaaaaaatatatatatttttcttttctcttatcctatgtatcaaatatcactccaaatattaatctcaatttgtaattttaattttaagttagtgataataataaggttaggttagtcgaatgtcttaaggttttgcaagttgaaactctgtccgtgtaccactacgctattaatatccactgtaagttatgtttaattttattgttaaattaatgtctcgtagctaagttattattatgcttatttaagaggaagtaatcatgatgttgggctaaaatattaagacggggtaattgggctttgtaccataattggggtttggacaaaagaacgacacttgtggaaattagactatgggctattaatgggttttatatttgtttaattaaatgatagtttgttaatttaatataaagatttacaattggacgtacctataaataaccatatacactcgatcggacacgatgtgcgggatatttataagtactaataatcgttcatttaaccggacacgggaatggattaatagtttatggacttattaaaacaggggtgaattatgtacaaggacacttggcgtaattgttaacaaagtattaaaaccttgggttacacgcagtcgatatcctagtgtaattattaaacaaagtattaagaccttgttacagtttaagtccctaattagttggaatatttgacttcggatataaggataatttgacgaggacactcgcactttatatttatgactgatggactgttatggataaaaagcagacgtacatattaaataatacaggacaaaggacaattaacccatggtactaaactaaaaacaacacgtcgaacatcatgattacggaagtttaaataagcataatttatatatttcatatttaattgcacttttaattatcacacttttatttactgtcattgtatttgattgcatttttaattatcgtactttctaattatcgcactttatttattgtcattttatttatcgcaattccattatcattatttactttacgctttaaattaagttgtatttatttttaatattttacattaggttttaactgcgacttaagttttaaaatcgacataccggtcattaaacggtaaaacccccttttattataataatactacttatatatatatatatatatatatatttgtattttttacatagcgttaaacttggctaagtctccctgtggaacgaaccggacttactaaaaactacactactgtacgattaggtacactgcctataagtgttgtagcaaggtttaggtatatccactctataaataaataaataacttgtgtaaaattgtatcgtatttaatatttttttcgtagtaaaaatataactattttgtatacacctctacgcacatcaatggtTAAGGGCATGTGTgattaacgagaggtcgcgggttcaagcccgggcagtggcgtttattttttttaaaagcttgatACTCTAAtgtagtaattttattattattattattactattactattactattattattattattattattattattattattattattattattattattattattattattattattattactattactattactattactattattattattattattattattattattattattattattattattattgttatattattgttaatattattagtattataactattattattattattattataattattactaatacaagtattaagtatcatttattattattattattatgattttgattatagttatgagtataattattattattattattaagtattaggtattattatctttattatcattattagtattgttattattaaaaattattatttttacaactatattattattattattattattattattattattatttttactactaatatcattattattattattacaactatattattattaaaagaatcatatttagtaaaattatctttttatttaagttattattaaaattatcattttattttcattaacactatcattattattataaatatcactattaatattattattataattataacaaatattatatatatatatatatatatatatatatatatatatatatatatatatatatatatatatatatatatatatatatacatatatatatatttattacatacctatactaatattacatagttttatatttttaaacaaaatattatttttattattaagtgatacataatatataaatatattatacaatatagatagtaatataattatatatgtaaaaattaaacttaatacattataaacttagttgattaatattatacgtgttaatatatatacttgatataggttcgtgaatccgaggccaaccctacatttgttcaatgccgtcatatgtatttttactataaaatacagtatcgcgagttcatttgattcccttttactctttatatttttgagactgagaatacatgcgctatttttataactgctttattaaatgcttttgaaatatattttgaactgagaatatatgaaatgcttttataaatgtttgacgagatagacgcaagcaaaacattcctcgaatgaattattatgcagacagaagttctgtggattattattgaattagttggacgtgataattgccactaattgttatgaatattttcccctgattattatttcttggtaacctaagaattagaaacgggtatagcCCTAATTCacacaaatcctaaaggtagctaccgggtttaacacccccacccagaatgttcactagacggaagggctagtgagcgtagtgtttagtacttcgaagtttatatattatacagatgagatgttctgttttgggatattatttatgcgcattatatgttaagttcggttaccatgttgagcaatgaaatcgaaatgaatgttatgtatcgagagaatgatttttatacacaggttatgtgtattagttttgtgcacgagatatgtgcacgattatttaaaaatcgcgaggcaacctacgggggtgAAAAGGATaggacctactctgctaagcattatgaaaaatggtttcatacacaagaaaggtgtactgtatttgaatcttgtggtctatcaaaatgatgaattttattgtttacgataaacttatgaactcaccaaccttttggttgacaattgaaagcatgtttattctcaggtatgaaagaaatcttccgctgtgcatttgctcattttagagatattacttggagtcattcatggcatatttcaaaagacgttgcattcgagtcattaagttcatcaagattgataagaagtcgtTGATAGATTGATATATTAGGGAATGCTATGCATGCCTGtttaacttttgatgaaatgaaagtttgtcttttaaaaatgaatgcaatgtttgtataatatatcatatagaggtcaagtacctcgcaatgaaatcaactattgtgaatcgtttataatcggtgtacgggtcctttcatatattaGCCACGAGCACATCACGACCCCGCTCTAAATGAAAAAGACGATTATGAGAAATATGAAGAGGAGTATCCCCAATCCAAAGATCTCTCCCAAATCTAATCGAACTCCCGTCACCTAGCTTCATCATAATAACGTGTTTAGGAATCAAATTAAGATCAAACATCTTAGCACAATAATTAACAATGTTGTCCCAAACCCCCTTCACATTTGACCTCTCGAACGAATCCCCATGTAAAGCTTTAATCACTTTAGACCACAACATATCACCACTCGTAAGAAACCTCAACTTCCATTTTAGAACCAACACCATATTAAATGCCTTAAGACTACCATTGTTTAGACTGCCTTTATCAAGAGGAGCAAGAACATTATCCCATTTAATTTAACTCATTTTATTCGTGCCATTAGAGTAACCCCAAAAAAATCTCGAGCGCATGGATTCTAATTCATTAAGAACACTAACCGGGCACTTAAATAAGGAGAAATAATATATACCCAATGAACCCATAATAAACTTAATTAGCGTAAGCCGAGCTCCAAACGATAACAAAGACACCTTCCATGCTGCAAGTCTCTTATTGAATTTATTAACAAGATCGTTCCAAGGTACAATATAATTCATATTAGCACTGATCGGAAGCCCTATATATTTAGTAGGAAGAACTCCTACCTTACACCCAGTATTCGCAGCATACCGAATCACATCATCTTGTCCAACACCAACACCAAAAAGATGAGATTTGCTCACATTAATACGAAGACCGGAGGCTAAGAAAAAATATGAAGAACACGAATGATATTCTCCAAGCAACATAAGTTCCACTCCGACATAATAATCACATCATCCGCATATATTAAATGAGAAAGTCTCATACCAAGATTACCTAACTGCTTGAATTAAATTAGAAGCAACGCCTTCTCCATCATATAATGAAGACCCTCCATCATGATAATAAACAAATACGGACTAAGCGGATTACCTTGACGTAATCCCCTCTTTATAGGAAACTCTTTTGTGGGGCTACCGTTAATTAACACCGAAGATCTAGCTGAATATAAACACCCTTTTATCCAACTTCTCCACTTTATCTCGAAGCCAAAACAATCTAACATATGATCCAGAAACTTCCAATCCACCGAATCATAGgctttttcaaaatcaattttAAATAACAGCATCTTCTTCTTATTCTTTTTCATCCATGATATAGTTTCACTCAACATAAGAGGGCCGTCTAAAAATCTTTCTCCCTTTAACGAAAGCCGATTGCTCCAGGAAAATAATATTATCGATCACATGAGCAAGACGATTCGTGATGACCTTCGAGATAATCTTATAAAATGCACCAACCAACTAAATAGGCCTGTAATTTGCAATAACAACAGGGTTAGACACTTTCGGAATAAGAGCCAAGAAAGCAGAGTTAGCTCCTCTCGGCATCACGGAAGTATTAAAAAAATACGAAACATCATTGATCAGGTGAGATTTAATAAGATCCCAATAGTGTTTGATGAAAAAGAACGTAAAGCCATCGGGGCCTGGGGCTTTATTACTACCAcactgtgacgaccaggaaatttttgaccaaatttaaacttaatcttcatatgattttgacacgataagcaaagtttatttaattgaatctcagaatttttgaactaatttaatatattcatttaccctgtgactattcacaaacaaatgttgtaaataaatatgtaaatatacatatgtatatatatatatatatatatatatatatatatatatatatatatatatatatatatatatatatatatatatatatatatatatatatatatatatatatgtatatatatatgaaagctatacataaataatatcataagttttaattaataaagattcaatatattataattagtaagtaTGATATAATTAATGATTTGTATTatgttaaatttaattacaagtttaaaaatataattgttacaatcattactttcattatcattattgtaaatattagtatttgtattattaatattaatatttttaatataaaaatatatataaaaatatgtaaaatatgatatgtacaattattattaatattagtgatattattatcattattatttttattaatattattattattattagtttcattattattaataaaattaatattaaacacTAATGTTTATATATTGAATATTATTTTGTTTCTTTAATCCAAGAATCTTTTCTTGTCTCTAAACTTGTAAAAATCAGATTCAATCAGATATACCCAAAAATTCTTGTTAGCAATCCACATCAAACTTTATTTTTTATTCTATTTTCCTGACCTTCTTCTCTTGAGTACAGATTCCTTGTCGACCACTTCTGCTAAATAACAAACGTTTATACTGTTTCAATTATTCATCATATTCGATTATATAACTGCTATTAATCAATGCTAATCAAAAATCAAAACATTGAAACTAAGAACAGACCCATTCTCTGTTCTTGAGTGAAATTACCAACAACTTGATTTCAAAACAAAATTCAAAAACTATGAATGCAGTCTTGTGAGGAATCCTCTAGTGAACATTTATGCAAAGTTGCATCCCTCAATTCCTAATATCGAGTTCAAATTTACGAGTCAAAccttaatttcaaaaagtcaaatatttAGTTCTTTCGTGAAATTTGTAAGCGTATTGATGTTTCTGATTCAATTAATGGTTGAGAAAGATTCTAGGAGTGAATTGAaacctatttcgtgttataaactttgtcGAAAACAGTCTTGAATTCGAAATTAGTGTTGGAGTTGTGAAGGGTTCTTCGCCACTACAGCAACCTGTTTTAAATTTGATTTGTTTTTCTAATTATCTAATAAACGAATGATTTCTGTTTGATAGCAGAACCTCAATCGAACTGGTAACTAGTTGTTAAGATTGGTATATGGTAATTGATCGAGTTATATTATGAAGATGAaggaaaggaaacagatagaaagaTGGTTGAATATAGTCGAATTGGGTATTAGATAGAAATGCAAGAACATCAGACTGGTTAGGCGTGTGAcaagtgaacgagaggtctcgggttcaagtctgACTAGTGGCATTTTTTTAATCCGATtattgaggtagttttcatttttattattattattattattattattattattattattattattattattattattattattattattattattattattattattattattgtgatgtgattattagtgttataattattattattaccatgtgtataaatattataatcattatctttattattattactactagtattattaagaattatcattaattttattctcatcatcattaataatattatcattattattaaaatcaacatgtttagaagtatcatttttagtataactattattattattattatcataaccctagttacaattatgatgatgattattattattattgttattactaatactattatcaatataagtattattattaagtaatatgattattaatattatcattattaataagatttctattattattattattattattaaaagtatcagtattaacaatatcattattagtattattattaataaagttattattattactattattagtaaatcattattattatctaaactatcattttaaacggataaatattttgtatataaaatatacttattacatatactataattatattaatatttcacataactatatatatcaaatctattaatattatttacttaaatacttacatataacaaactattgattttttttatataacactaaacaattatgtatataaatgtggataaattaatataactatataaatattaatcattccgaatatatatacacaaattaaatatatataatatataaattaagatataataaataaaattgatcagttacgattatatgttttaatatatatattgaaacgacccgtcctaatccatctggacgaagtcttcaacagctggtcctattgcgaggttctgacctctttatgccctgaatgactccatgtaatatgagcaaatgtacagcggaaggtttctttcatacctgagaataaacatgctttaacctgtcaaccaaaaggttggtgagttcatatgtttatcataaaataaaaaaattcatcattttgatagaccacaagatttaaatgctgcatggtacaaatgagcctgaatcctatacccacctgtaatgtacatgtgatatcttttaaatacagtacacctttctcgtgtacgaaatcatttttcataaatcttagtaactgtacacatatcttgtgcataaaaacaacatatacataacctgtgtataaaatcattctctcaatacataacattcacttttcattgctttcataacttggcttggtaaccgaccttaacatataatgcacataataatatccccaaaacagaacatctcgtctgtataataatcatataaacttcgaagtactaaacaccacgcccactagcccttccgtctagtgaacattctgggtgggggtgttaaacctggtagctacctttaggattcgcctgaattagggccatacccgattctaattcttaggttaccaagcaataataatcagggaaaaaaatattcacaacaattagtggcaattatcaagtccacataattcaataataatccacagaacttctgtctgcataataattcattcgaggaatgttttgcttgtgtctatctcgtcaaacatttataaaagcatttcatgtattcgcagttcaaaaatatatttcaaaagcatttaataaagcagttgtaaaagtagcgcatgtattctcagtcccaaaaatgtaaagagtaaaagggaatcaaatgaactcaccatactgtattttgtagtaaaaatacatatgacgacattgaataagtgtagggttgacctcggattcacgaacctatatcatttatatatatattaacacatttaatGGTAATCAAACAGAGTTGGTGATTAAATggttattttaattatatgttttattaataacttaattaattacatttattataaaaaatattaatttagttatgtgATATGTAGCAAATATGGTTTTATAACTAatcgttatttgataaaataatattggtaataataaaagttgttttatcttaataataatagtaatagaaaaaatgataatttttataaaaataatacttttaatatttataataataatgataactttactgaaaatgttaatttaataataatgaatcctaataataataactataaaaataataattttgctaataataatagtactaatatttatattaataattataatgataataatactactaataataatactaatacttatgataaaaataaaaatataataaatatgatacgaataataataataatactaataataataaaaatagagataaactacctcaaagaataagttccaaaaataagtgcccttgcccgggctcgaacccgcaacctctcgttcaaCTCCCAACCCTCTAACCAACGCTCTGTATATACATTTCTGTCTTAATTACCAGATGATATATCTATAACCCGAATATTTGTTTAAGTATCCCATTAGTTCTTGTGTCAGCCCAATAGAAAAACAGATAAGTAGATCACGACCCAATAGCAATTTATAAGCCCAATAAACCTATTTAACCTAGCCCAACTTCATTGATAATATAGCTCGTGATCTAGGAATTATATAGGGAGATTTTGGTTCGTGATTTTTAATTGAAAACAAGAACACAAAAACAGCCGTATGTTCAGTTAAATCATCATTATTTGGTGACGTTTTGATCATCACGATCATCATTGTGATATTCATCATCACATAAATGATTTGTAACCATCATCACGCATCACCTATACTACACGTTCTTAAATTCCAACGTAACATAAAATTGGAGTATGAATTCAAAAGTTATCGGCCCAAAATCATAAACCAAGTCCaataataaaaatgtgttcatggccTATTTTCTCAGTCTATCATTAAATTAGAAGCCCGACTTCATGCTCTCATCATAGCCCGTACAGTTTTTGTTGGCCCTCATCACCTCAGATTTACGGCTCTCTTTTGTTTGAGGTTTAAATAATTTAATCAGCACCTAACCACTTGTGCTATCACtttcatcatatatttttttttatgtaggGAGTTAGTGGGCAGATAAATGTGTGGGGTTTGCTTGCTTTGCATGCGTTGGCcaaccaaaaaaaaatataaatatgggACGTGTACATCAATAAAGCCGATGGTTATAATGAGGACACAAGTTGCACCATTTAGAATTATGGAAATGGGACTTATCTGGTTCATTTTGTCGGCCAGAAACAATAGAAACACGAAATCTAGCAGGAAATAAGTTTTATTTATCTTTCCCCTCATAAGTTATTCTCTAAACTTTCTTTCATCTTCTCTTCAACCGTTCTCAAAATAGAAAAATCAAATATAGTAGCGATTTGTAATGATTTGCATT
Proteins encoded in this region:
- the LOC139863229 gene encoding uncharacterized protein, coding for MKKNKKKMLLFKIDFEKAYDSVDWKFLDHMLDCFGFEIKWRSWIKGCLYSARSSVLINGSPTKEFPIKRGLRQASGLRINVSKSHLFGVGVGQDDVIRYAANTGCKVGVLPTKYIGLPISANMNYIVPWNDLVNKFNKRLAAWKVSLLSFGARLTLIKFIMGSLGSLNNGSLKAFNMVLVLKWKLRFLTSGDMLWSKVIKALHGDSFERSNVKGVWDNIVNYCAKMFDLNLIPKHVIMMKLGDGSSIRFGRDLWIGDTPLHISHNRLFHLERGRDVLVANI